A stretch of Bacillus pseudomycoides DNA encodes these proteins:
- a CDS encoding heptaprenyl diphosphate synthase component 1, producing the protein MCDIYGGYADIKEQLLAKLRHPYFINYIEEPFIDEEKVVLLYAALKSANLHKEQIDHYVVTIMLVQIALDTHERVSNKADKETSGFHKRRQLTVLAGDYYSGLYYYLLSMNCDIVLIRALAEGIKEINEHKIMLYQKAYQTVDEVIGSMMKIESALLQKTCDHFHVSYWKPFIAYVLGRNRLQKEYQLHAERQNAPVFQAVQATLSNDGGRNVKTVYKEWLEEVGKQERAFLQNHKEIGDVVSTLKGKLKT; encoded by the coding sequence GTGTGTGACATCTACGGAGGGTATGCGGATATAAAGGAGCAGTTGCTAGCAAAACTGCGCCATCCTTATTTTATAAACTATATTGAAGAACCATTTATTGATGAAGAAAAAGTAGTGCTTTTGTATGCAGCTTTAAAAAGTGCAAATTTACATAAAGAACAAATTGACCATTATGTGGTAACTATTATGCTTGTGCAGATTGCTCTTGATACACATGAAAGGGTGTCAAATAAAGCAGATAAAGAAACGAGCGGATTTCATAAGCGTCGTCAACTTACAGTTCTTGCAGGGGATTATTATAGTGGACTGTATTATTATTTACTTTCAATGAATTGTGATATTGTACTGATTCGTGCGCTTGCTGAAGGAATTAAAGAAATTAATGAACATAAAATTATGTTATATCAGAAGGCATATCAAACGGTTGATGAAGTTATTGGAAGTATGATGAAAATTGAATCCGCACTTCTGCAAAAAACGTGTGATCATTTTCATGTATCATATTGGAAACCGTTTATAGCGTATGTATTAGGGAGAAATCGTCTTCAAAAAGAGTATCAATTGCATGCTGAAAGACAAAATGCACCTGTTTTTCAAGCGGTTCAAGCGACTCTATCAAATGATGGTGGCAGAAACGTGAAAACCGTCTATAAAGAGTGGTTGGAAGAAGTGGGCAAACAAGAACGTGCATTTCTACAAAATCATAAAGAAATTGGGGATGTAGTTTCTACTTTAAAAGGTAAATTAAAAACATAA
- the aroB gene encoding 3-dehydroquinate synthase, whose translation MEKIHIQTKSKEYDVYIGKEALSHLTTLVRNMKPVVSNIMIISDESVASFHLEEVMSALRVEKHVFSFVVPSGEKEKSFENFYAAHTAALENGMDRHSLVVALGGGMIGDLAGFIAATFMRGIRFVQVPTTLLAHDSAVGGKVAINHPLGKNMIGAFHQPEAVLYHIPFLNSLPEKEWRSGFAEAIKHALIGDVELYRWLKREVKILEDIRDEKLIYILKRAIPVKANIVAQDETEQGVRAHLNFGHTLGHALEKEMGYGNITHGDGVAIGMLFAIFLSEQIYKVDLGYKEMKRWFSQYGYPHMPRDLNIERLVQIMKQDKKANAGIIRMVLMQEYGVVNVVSISDETVHTALEAFQREKGSI comes from the coding sequence ATGGAAAAAATACATATTCAGACGAAGTCTAAAGAGTATGATGTATATATAGGAAAAGAGGCGTTGTCACATTTGACAACGCTTGTTCGAAATATGAAGCCAGTTGTTTCTAATATAATGATTATTTCTGATGAATCTGTTGCATCTTTTCATTTAGAAGAAGTTATGAGTGCATTGCGAGTAGAAAAACATGTTTTTTCATTTGTTGTTCCAAGTGGAGAAAAAGAAAAATCATTTGAAAATTTTTATGCGGCTCATACTGCAGCGCTTGAAAATGGGATGGATCGACATTCTTTAGTTGTTGCACTTGGTGGAGGAATGATCGGTGATTTAGCTGGTTTTATTGCGGCGACATTTATGCGTGGTATTCGCTTTGTTCAAGTTCCAACAACGTTACTAGCGCATGATAGTGCAGTTGGTGGAAAAGTTGCGATTAATCATCCACTAGGAAAAAATATGATTGGAGCGTTTCATCAACCAGAAGCAGTGCTCTACCATATACCATTTTTAAATTCGTTACCGGAAAAAGAATGGCGTTCAGGATTTGCTGAAGCAATAAAACATGCTTTGATTGGTGATGTGGAATTATATCGTTGGTTAAAGCGTGAAGTGAAGATATTAGAAGATATAAGAGATGAAAAGTTAATTTATATTCTAAAGAGAGCGATTCCTGTAAAAGCGAATATTGTGGCTCAAGATGAAACGGAACAAGGGGTGCGTGCCCATTTGAACTTTGGGCATACATTAGGACATGCGCTCGAAAAAGAGATGGGATATGGCAACATCACACATGGCGATGGGGTTGCCATTGGTATGTTATTTGCCATATTTTTAAGTGAGCAAATTTATAAGGTAGACCTTGGCTATAAAGAAATGAAGCGTTGGTTTTCTCAGTATGGTTATCCGCATATGCCAAGGGATTTAAATATAGAACGTCTTGTACAGATTATGAAACAAGATAAAAAAGCAAATGCAGGAATAATTCGTATGGTGCTTATGCAGGAATATGGGGTAGTGAATGTCGTATCTATTTCAGATGAGACTGTCCATACTGCATTAGAAGCATTTCAAAGAGAGAAGGGATCT
- a CDS encoding demethylmenaquinone methyltransferase gives MQQSKEERVHDVFEKISDKYDVMNSVISFQRHKAWRKETMRIMDVQLGSKALDVCCGTADWTIALANAVGPNGEVHGLDFSENMLSVGKEKVKALGLTQVELLHGNAMELPFEDNTFDYVTIGFGLRNVPDYMHVLKEMTRVVKPGGKVICLETSQPTMIGFRQMYILYFKYIMPLFGKMFAKSYKEYSWLQESASTFPGMKELGNMFESAGLERVQVKPFTFGVAAMHLGFKPKSN, from the coding sequence ATGCAGCAATCAAAAGAAGAAAGAGTACATGATGTATTTGAGAAAATCTCTGATAAATACGATGTAATGAATTCGGTTATAAGTTTTCAAAGGCATAAAGCATGGCGAAAAGAAACGATGCGAATTATGGATGTACAACTTGGAAGTAAGGCGTTAGATGTATGTTGTGGAACTGCTGATTGGACAATTGCACTTGCTAATGCTGTTGGTCCAAACGGAGAGGTACATGGTTTAGACTTCAGTGAAAATATGCTATCTGTCGGTAAAGAAAAGGTAAAGGCATTAGGATTGACGCAAGTGGAGCTTCTACATGGAAATGCAATGGAACTTCCATTTGAAGATAATACATTTGACTATGTAACAATTGGGTTTGGATTACGGAATGTTCCTGATTATATGCATGTATTAAAAGAAATGACTCGTGTTGTAAAACCAGGTGGAAAAGTGATTTGTTTAGAAACATCACAACCAACGATGATTGGTTTTCGTCAGATGTATATTTTGTATTTTAAATACATTATGCCGTTGTTTGGCAAAATGTTTGCGAAAAGTTATAAGGAATATTCATGGCTTCAGGAGTCTGCTAGCACATTCCCTGGAATGAAAGAGTTGGGGAATATGTTTGAATCAGCAGGACTTGAGCGTGTACAAGTGAAACCATTTACATTTGGTGTAGCAGCTATGCATTTAGGGTTTAAACCAAAATCAAATTAG
- the hepT gene encoding heptaprenyl diphosphate synthase component II translates to MKLQLMYSFLRSDINVIEKELKKVVASEQQLIEDAALQLIEAGGKRIRPVFVLLAGKFGDYRLDTIKHVAVALELIHMASLVHDDVIDAALLRRNSATVNAKWGDRIAMYTGDYLFAKSLECITNLEVPEAHQALSYTILEVCKGEIEQIKDKYNYNQNLRTYLRRIKRKTALLIAASCQLGAIASSASRDTVNRLFWYGYFVGMSYQIIDDILDFVSTEEKLGKPAGGDLLQGNVTLPALYAMEDPKLREKIVSVHENTTASEMKEIIHDIKTSPAIDQAFAFSERYLHKALEVIKPLPRGQAKYALQNVAKYIGKRKF, encoded by the coding sequence ATGAAGTTACAACTTATGTACTCTTTTTTACGATCAGATATTAATGTGATAGAAAAAGAATTAAAAAAGGTTGTTGCCTCAGAGCAACAACTAATAGAAGATGCGGCACTGCAGCTTATTGAAGCTGGCGGTAAGCGAATTCGACCTGTTTTTGTGCTTCTTGCAGGGAAATTCGGTGACTATAGGCTAGATACGATTAAACATGTGGCAGTTGCGCTAGAGCTCATTCATATGGCTTCTCTTGTTCATGATGATGTAATTGATGCAGCGCTTTTACGAAGAAATAGTGCAACTGTAAATGCAAAATGGGGAGATCGTATTGCAATGTATACCGGAGATTATTTGTTTGCAAAGTCTCTTGAGTGTATTACAAATTTAGAGGTTCCAGAAGCTCACCAGGCATTGTCATATACAATTTTGGAAGTATGTAAAGGTGAAATTGAACAAATTAAGGATAAGTATAATTATAATCAAAATTTAAGAACATATTTACGAAGAATTAAGAGAAAAACGGCATTGTTGATTGCGGCTAGCTGTCAGCTAGGAGCCATTGCTTCTAGTGCGAGCCGTGACACTGTAAATCGCTTGTTTTGGTATGGTTATTTTGTTGGGATGTCTTATCAAATTATTGATGATATTTTAGATTTCGTCTCAACAGAAGAAAAATTAGGAAAACCTGCTGGTGGAGATTTATTGCAAGGAAATGTTACACTTCCAGCTTTGTATGCAATGGAAGATCCGAAGCTTCGTGAAAAAATTGTATCTGTTCATGAAAATACAACTGCAAGTGAGATGAAAGAAATTATTCACGATATAAAAACAAGTCCAGCAATCGACCAGGCATTTGCGTTTAGTGAACGTTATTTACATAAAGCATTAGAGGTAATAAAACCATTGCCACGTGGACAAGCAAAATATGCACTGCAAAATGTTGCAAAGTATATTGGAAAACGAAAATTTTAA
- a CDS encoding HU family DNA-binding protein — protein sequence MNKTDLINAVAEASSLSKKDATKAVDAVFDSILEALKQGDKVQLIGFGNFEVRERAARKGRNPQTGEEIEIAASKVPAFKPGKALKDAVK from the coding sequence ATGAACAAGACAGATTTAATCAATGCTGTTGCAGAAGCAAGTTCCCTTTCTAAAAAGGACGCAACAAAAGCAGTTGACGCTGTTTTTGATTCTATCTTAGAAGCTTTAAAACAAGGTGATAAAGTACAATTGATCGGATTCGGTAACTTCGAAGTTCGTGAGCGTGCGGCTCGTAAAGGACGTAACCCACAAACTGGTGAGGAAATTGAAATCGCTGCAAGTAAAGTACCTGCATTCAAACCTGGTAAAGCGTTAAAAGATGCGGTTAAATAA
- the spoIVA gene encoding stage IV sporulation protein A produces MEKVDIFKDIAERTGGDIYLGVVGAVRTGKSTFIKKFMELVVIPNIENDSDRQRAQDELPQSAAGRTIMTTEPKFVPNQAVSIQVDDGLEVNIRLVDCVGYTVPGAKGYEDENGPRMINTPWYEEPIPFHEAAEIGTRKVIQEHSTIGVVITTDGTIGEIPRRDYIEAEERVINELKEVGKPFIMIINTVQPYHPDTEKLRQSLSEEHDIPVLAMSVESLRETDVYNVLREALFEFPVLEVNVNLPSWVMVLNEGHWLRQSYQEAVQETVKDIKRLRDVDRVVWQFSQYEFIDRASLAGIDMGQGVAEIDLYAPDELYDQILKEVVGVEIRGKDHLLKLMLDLSHAKTEYDQVSDALRMVKQTGYGVAAPALADMSLDEPEIIRHGSRFGVKLKAVAPSIHMIKVDVESTFEPIIGTEKQSEELVRYLMQDFEDDPLSIWNSDIFGRSLSSIVREGIQAKLSLMPENARYKLKETLERIINEGSGGLIAIIL; encoded by the coding sequence TTGGAAAAGGTTGATATTTTTAAAGATATTGCTGAGCGCACAGGCGGTGATATTTATTTAGGGGTTGTAGGAGCTGTTCGAACAGGGAAATCAACGTTTATTAAAAAATTTATGGAGCTTGTTGTTATTCCGAATATCGAAAATGATTCAGATCGTCAGAGAGCACAAGATGAATTACCTCAAAGTGCCGCTGGACGTACGATTATGACAACAGAACCGAAATTTGTTCCAAACCAAGCGGTTTCCATCCAAGTTGATGACGGTCTTGAAGTAAATATACGATTAGTAGATTGTGTAGGTTATACGGTTCCTGGAGCGAAAGGGTATGAAGATGAGAATGGCCCGCGAATGATTAATACACCGTGGTATGAAGAGCCTATCCCGTTTCATGAGGCTGCTGAAATTGGAACGCGTAAAGTAATTCAAGAACATTCTACTATTGGGGTTGTCATTACAACTGATGGAACGATTGGAGAAATTCCAAGACGGGATTATATAGAAGCAGAAGAACGTGTTATCAATGAGTTAAAAGAAGTAGGTAAACCATTTATCATGATTATTAATACTGTACAGCCGTATCATCCAGATACAGAAAAGTTACGTCAAAGTTTATCAGAGGAGCATGATATTCCTGTATTAGCAATGAGTGTGGAGAGTTTGAGAGAAACAGATGTTTACAATGTACTTCGTGAAGCTTTATTTGAATTCCCTGTTTTAGAAGTGAATGTAAATCTACCAAGCTGGGTCATGGTATTAAATGAAGGACATTGGTTACGTCAAAGTTATCAAGAAGCTGTTCAAGAGACGGTGAAAGATATAAAAAGACTGCGTGATGTAGACCGCGTTGTTTGGCAGTTTAGTCAATATGAGTTTATTGATCGAGCAAGCTTAGCGGGGATTGACATGGGGCAAGGGGTTGCGGAGATTGACTTATATGCACCTGATGAGTTGTACGATCAAATATTAAAAGAAGTTGTAGGGGTAGAAATTAGAGGGAAAGACCATTTATTAAAGCTTATGCTTGATTTATCTCATGCGAAAACGGAGTATGATCAAGTTTCAGATGCTTTAAGAATGGTCAAACAAACAGGATATGGTGTGGCTGCACCTGCTTTAGCTGATATGAGTCTAGATGAGCCAGAAATTATTCGCCATGGATCGCGTTTTGGTGTGAAATTAAAGGCTGTTGCACCGTCTATTCATATGATTAAAGTGGATGTTGAATCTACATTTGAGCCGATTATTGGTACTGAAAAGCAAAGTGAAGAACTTGTCCGTTATTTAATGCAAGATTTTGAGGATGATCCGCTTTCGATATGGAATTCTGATATCTTTGGACGCTCGCTGAGTTCAATTGTTCGAGAAGGGATTCAAGCGAAATTGTCTTTAATGCCTGAAAATGCACGTTATAAATTAAAAGAAACGCTCGAAAGAATTATTAACGAAGGATCTGGCGGATTAATTGCCATTATTTTATAA
- the ndk gene encoding nucleoside-diphosphate kinase translates to MEKTFLMVKPDGVQRAFIGEIVARFEKKGFQLVGAKLMQVTPEIAGEHYAEHKERPFFGELVDFITSGPVFAMVWQGEGVVDTARNMMGKTRPHEAAPGTIRGDFGVTVAKNIIHGSDSLESAEREIGIFFKEEELVDYSKLMNQWIY, encoded by the coding sequence ATGGAAAAAACATTTCTAATGGTAAAACCAGACGGCGTACAACGTGCCTTCATTGGGGAAATTGTAGCTCGTTTTGAGAAAAAGGGCTTTCAATTAGTTGGTGCGAAATTAATGCAAGTTACTCCAGAAATTGCAGGAGAACATTACGCTGAGCACAAAGAAAGACCTTTCTTTGGTGAATTAGTAGATTTTATTACATCTGGTCCTGTTTTTGCAATGGTATGGCAAGGTGAAGGTGTAGTAGATACTGCTCGTAATATGATGGGTAAAACAAGACCTCATGAAGCGGCACCAGGTACAATTCGTGGCGATTTTGGTGTAACAGTTGCGAAAAATATTATCCATGGTTCTGATTCTCTAGAAAGTGCAGAACGTGAGATTGGTATTTTCTTTAAAGAAGAAGAATTAGTAGACTACTCAAAATTAATGAATCAATGGATTTACTAA
- the folE gene encoding GTP cyclohydrolase I FolE: protein MAKVNLEQIEQAVRLILEAIGDDPNREGVLDTPKRVAKMYAEVFSGIHEDPKEHLHKVFGEDHEELVLVKDIPFYSMCEHHLVPFYGVAHVAYIPRGGKVTGLSKLARTVDTIARRPQLQERITSTVANSIMEVLEPHGVMVVVEAEHMCMTMRGVKKPGAKTVTTAVRGVLENDAAARSEILSFIQTK from the coding sequence ATGGCAAAAGTTAACTTAGAACAAATCGAGCAAGCAGTGCGTCTTATTCTAGAAGCAATTGGAGATGATCCAAATCGTGAAGGCGTACTTGATACGCCGAAACGTGTTGCAAAAATGTATGCAGAAGTATTTTCAGGTATACATGAAGATCCAAAGGAACATTTGCATAAAGTGTTCGGAGAAGATCACGAGGAGCTTGTATTAGTAAAAGATATTCCATTTTATTCGATGTGTGAGCACCATCTTGTTCCGTTTTACGGAGTTGCTCATGTTGCATATATTCCACGTGGTGGAAAAGTAACAGGTTTAAGTAAATTAGCTCGTACTGTGGATACAATTGCACGTCGTCCACAGCTTCAAGAACGTATTACTTCAACAGTCGCTAATTCTATTATGGAAGTACTAGAACCTCATGGCGTGATGGTAGTTGTTGAAGCGGAGCATATGTGTATGACAATGCGTGGCGTGAAAAAGCCGGGGGCAAAAACGGTAACTACAGCAGTGCGCGGTGTACTGGAAAATGACGCAGCGGCACGTAGCGAAATTTTGTCTTTTATTCAGACAAAGTAA
- the aroC gene encoding chorismate synthase, translating to MRYITAGESHGPQLTTILEGIPAGLSLVADDINEELARRQKGYGRGRRMQIEKDQVQIVSGVRHGCTLGSPIALVVENKDFTHWTKIMGVDPLTEQEAKEMKRQITRPRPGHADLNGAIKYGHRDMRNVLERSSARETTVRVAAGAVAKKILVELGVKVAGHVIEIGGVQAEKLIYDSIERLQEITEASPVRCLDEEAGKKMMQAIDDAKASGDSIGGIVEVIVEGMPIGIGSYVHYDRKLDAKLAAAIMSINAFKGVEIGIGFEAAHKPGSQVHDEILWDKEDGYTRRTNHAGGLEGGMTTGMPVVVRGVMKPIPTLYKPLQSVDIDTKESFSASIERSDSCAVPAASVVAEAVVAWELAVALVEQFGADRMDYIRENMKKHNEYARGF from the coding sequence ATGCGATATATTACAGCTGGTGAGTCTCATGGTCCACAGCTTACAACGATTTTAGAAGGTATTCCAGCAGGTTTATCGTTAGTAGCAGATGATATAAATGAAGAGTTAGCAAGAAGACAAAAAGGATATGGCCGCGGAAGACGTATGCAAATTGAAAAAGATCAAGTGCAAATTGTCAGTGGTGTTAGACATGGATGTACACTTGGGTCTCCAATTGCACTTGTTGTTGAAAATAAAGATTTTACCCATTGGACAAAGATTATGGGAGTAGATCCGTTAACTGAACAAGAAGCAAAAGAGATGAAAAGACAAATTACAAGACCGAGACCTGGTCATGCTGATTTAAATGGTGCAATTAAATATGGACACCGTGATATGAGGAATGTACTTGAACGTTCTTCAGCACGTGAAACGACAGTTCGGGTGGCAGCGGGGGCTGTTGCAAAAAAAATTTTAGTAGAGTTAGGTGTAAAGGTTGCAGGACATGTAATTGAAATTGGCGGTGTGCAGGCGGAAAAACTTATATATGACTCCATAGAACGACTACAAGAAATTACAGAAGCGTCTCCTGTTCGTTGTTTAGATGAAGAAGCAGGTAAAAAAATGATGCAGGCAATTGATGATGCGAAAGCAAGTGGGGATTCAATTGGTGGGATTGTTGAAGTAATTGTCGAAGGCATGCCAATAGGTATAGGAAGTTATGTTCATTATGATCGAAAGCTTGATGCAAAATTAGCAGCTGCAATCATGAGCATTAATGCTTTTAAAGGTGTGGAAATTGGGATTGGGTTTGAAGCAGCGCATAAACCAGGAAGTCAAGTACATGATGAAATTCTTTGGGATAAAGAAGATGGATATACAAGAAGAACAAATCATGCGGGCGGATTAGAAGGCGGTATGACAACAGGGATGCCGGTCGTGGTTAGAGGTGTCATGAAACCAATTCCCACCCTGTATAAACCCCTTCAAAGCGTTGATATTGATACGAAAGAATCTTTTTCAGCGAGCATTGAACGTTCTGATAGTTGTGCTGTACCAGCAGCTAGTGTTGTAGCAGAAGCAGTCGTTGCATGGGAACTAGCAGTAGCTTTAGTAGAGCAATTTGGAGCGGATCGTATGGATTATATTCGTGAAAATATGAAGAAACATAATGAATATGCGAGGGGATTTTAA